In Devosia beringensis, a single window of DNA contains:
- a CDS encoding ABC transporter permease gives MTTEVTPTEPTKRNYSFLFALTLLGLLVLLCVALSIATPSFATGNNISNLLRQGSMIAILAIGQTFVIITGGIDLSVGAVVGFSTVVVAGLIQSGMPIPLAIIITLVVGLLIGCFHAFGIVKMGLPPFIMTLATLTSLRGIGLLMTNGSTINITNEAFTQFSRESFIGVPNLFWMVVIVAIPSFIFLHLSKWGRYLYAVGSNAEAARLSGVSVPKMIFIAYGLSSMFAAFVGIMLAARLGVGNATQGDGWELQAIASTVIGGTSLFGAVGSVHGPLIGAFILATIANGANLLNVNSFWQRIITGVLIIVIVFFDQLRRRNR, from the coding sequence GTGACCACCGAAGTAACCCCGACCGAGCCGACCAAGCGCAATTACAGTTTCCTCTTCGCGCTGACCCTGCTGGGCCTCTTGGTCCTGCTCTGCGTCGCCCTCTCGATTGCCACGCCCAGCTTTGCCACCGGCAACAATATTTCGAACCTGCTGCGCCAGGGCTCGATGATCGCGATCCTCGCCATCGGCCAGACCTTCGTCATCATTACCGGCGGCATCGATCTGTCGGTGGGTGCGGTGGTGGGCTTTTCCACCGTCGTGGTCGCCGGCCTCATCCAGTCCGGCATGCCCATTCCCCTGGCCATCATCATCACTTTGGTGGTCGGCCTGCTGATCGGCTGCTTTCATGCCTTCGGCATCGTCAAGATGGGCCTGCCGCCCTTCATCATGACCCTGGCGACGCTCACCTCCTTGCGTGGCATTGGCCTGCTGATGACCAATGGCTCGACCATCAACATCACCAACGAGGCGTTCACCCAGTTCTCGCGCGAGAGCTTTATCGGCGTGCCCAACCTGTTCTGGATGGTGGTGATCGTCGCCATCCCGTCCTTTATCTTCCTCCATCTCTCCAAATGGGGCCGCTACCTCTACGCCGTGGGCTCCAATGCCGAGGCCGCCCGCCTGTCCGGCGTCTCGGTGCCCAAGATGATCTTCATCGCCTATGGCCTCTCCTCGATGTTTGCCGCCTTTGTCGGCATCATGCTGGCGGCACGCCTGGGCGTCGGCAATGCCACCCAGGGCGACGGTTGGGAATTGCAGGCCATTGCCTCGACGGTGATCGGCGGCACGTCCCTGTTCGGCGCGGTCGGCTCGGTGCACGGGCCCCTGATCGGCGCCTTTATCCTGGCCACCATCGCCAATGGCGCCAACCTGCTCAACGTCAACTCCTTCTGGCAGCGCATCATCACCGGCGTGCTGATCATCGTCATCGTCTTCTTCGACCAGCTCCGCCGCCGCAACCGATAG
- a CDS encoding sugar ABC transporter ATP-binding protein yields MPHADADLILELHALEKRYGFIQALKPATLAFRRGEIHAIVGENGAGKSTLIKLLTGVIRRTGGKILWNGQEVELSTPNEAIAHGINAVHQEVVLCRHLSVAANIFLGDETVRFGILQKREMTRAAQKILDDIGFNLPADAILGSLTIGQQQLVATARASLRGTKFIIFDEPTAYLTRSEAAQLFALIRRLKDEGVTIVYISHRMEEVFELADRVSVLRDGTMVGTRDIAETNDTELVALMINRTLDQIYHKETIPFGKQLLETRSLSGKGFNDISLSVRAGEIVGLYGLIGAGRSEFALSVFGRNPKTAGDIVWQGEVVDMRNERTAIDLGIALAPESRRDQGLNLNLPIGLNINLPVYDRINSGIVVNVAEEKKRANQQIKDLGIKTPSRHTLASSMSGGNQQKIVIGKWLNHGADLFIFDEPTVGVDVGTKAEIYRLFARLLKNGAGIILISSYLPEVYELADTLHVFRDGRLVGSQAYRQRTHEEVLAEAIGV; encoded by the coding sequence CTGCCCCATGCTGACGCCGACCTGATCCTGGAGCTGCATGCGCTCGAAAAGCGGTACGGCTTCATCCAGGCGCTCAAGCCCGCAACACTCGCCTTCCGGCGCGGTGAAATCCACGCCATTGTCGGCGAGAACGGCGCCGGCAAGTCGACCCTGATCAAGCTGCTGACCGGCGTCATCCGCCGCACCGGCGGCAAGATCCTGTGGAACGGCCAGGAAGTCGAGCTGTCGACCCCCAACGAGGCCATCGCCCACGGCATCAATGCTGTGCACCAGGAAGTGGTGCTGTGCCGGCATCTTTCGGTTGCCGCCAATATCTTCCTCGGTGACGAAACCGTCCGCTTCGGCATCCTGCAGAAGCGGGAGATGACCCGCGCCGCCCAGAAGATCCTCGACGATATCGGCTTCAACCTGCCCGCTGACGCGATCCTGGGCTCGCTCACCATCGGCCAGCAGCAGCTGGTCGCCACTGCCCGCGCCTCGCTGCGCGGCACCAAGTTCATCATCTTCGACGAGCCCACGGCCTATCTTACCCGCTCAGAGGCCGCCCAGCTCTTCGCCCTGATCCGCCGTCTCAAGGATGAAGGCGTCACCATCGTCTATATCAGCCACCGCATGGAAGAGGTTTTCGAGCTGGCCGACCGCGTCTCGGTGCTGCGCGACGGCACCATGGTGGGCACCCGCGACATTGCCGAGACCAACGATACCGAGCTGGTCGCGCTGATGATCAACCGCACGCTCGACCAGATCTACCACAAGGAAACCATTCCCTTCGGCAAGCAGCTGCTCGAAACCCGTTCCCTGTCCGGCAAGGGCTTCAACGACATTTCGCTCAGCGTGCGCGCCGGCGAGATCGTCGGCCTCTATGGCCTGATCGGCGCCGGCCGCAGCGAATTCGCCCTCAGCGTCTTCGGCCGCAATCCCAAGACCGCCGGCGATATCGTCTGGCAGGGCGAGGTGGTCGACATGCGCAACGAGCGCACCGCCATCGACCTGGGCATTGCCCTGGCCCCCGAAAGCCGCCGCGACCAGGGCCTCAACCTCAACCTGCCCATCGGGCTCAATATCAACCTGCCGGTCTATGACCGGATCAATTCCGGTATTGTCGTCAATGTCGCCGAGGAGAAGAAGCGAGCCAACCAGCAGATCAAGGATCTGGGCATCAAGACACCGTCGCGCCATACGCTGGCCTCCTCCATGTCGGGCGGTAACCAGCAAAAGATCGTCATCGGCAAGTGGCTCAACCACGGCGCCGACCTGTTCATCTTCGACGAGCCCACCGTCGGCGTCGATGTCGGCACCAAGGCCGAGATCTATCGCCTGTTCGCCCGCCTGCTCAAGAATGGCGCCGGCATCATCCTGATCTCATCCTATCTTCCCGAGGTCTATGAGCTGGCCGATACGCTGCACGTGTTCCGCGATGGCCGCCTGGTCGGCAGCCAGGCCTATCGCCAACGCACCCATGAAGAAGTTCTGGCCGAGGCCATCGGCGTCTGA
- a CDS encoding FadR/GntR family transcriptional regulator, which translates to MDKRILQAPVMYGDALPTGAAKLAVDLLGRRIANGSYLPGEIMPTEPALAESLQVSRATIRDAIKVLSGKGLVRTARRYGTRVRPVEEWNLLDSDVVAWHEPGHPRLMTMFIETTELRIILEPAAAELAAQRATAAQIATIVEAAQAMHPEQGDAQEMFAADCRFHATILDATGNGMLRQMRPLIVTMLRVSYDFAVLQHDVVPSRDGHIRVAEAIAARQGETARVEMARMLELNRRDALSIGARLG; encoded by the coding sequence ATGGACAAGCGGATACTGCAGGCGCCGGTGATGTATGGCGATGCGCTGCCCACCGGGGCGGCCAAGCTGGCGGTGGACCTGCTGGGACGCCGGATCGCCAATGGCAGCTATCTGCCCGGCGAGATCATGCCGACCGAACCGGCGCTGGCGGAGTCGCTGCAGGTCAGCCGCGCCACAATTCGTGATGCCATCAAGGTGCTGTCGGGCAAGGGCCTGGTACGGACCGCCCGGCGCTATGGCACGCGGGTGCGCCCGGTCGAGGAATGGAACCTGCTCGATTCCGACGTCGTGGCCTGGCACGAGCCGGGGCATCCGCGGCTGATGACCATGTTCATCGAAACCACCGAATTGCGCATCATCCTCGAACCGGCGGCCGCCGAACTGGCGGCGCAGCGGGCCACGGCGGCGCAGATCGCCACCATTGTCGAAGCGGCGCAGGCAATGCATCCCGAACAGGGCGATGCGCAGGAAATGTTCGCGGCGGACTGCCGGTTTCACGCCACCATTCTGGACGCGACGGGCAATGGCATGCTGCGCCAGATGCGGCCGCTGATCGTCACCATGCTGCGGGTGTCGTATGATTTCGCGGTGCTGCAGCACGACGTGGTGCCGTCGCGCGACGGCCATATCCGGGTGGCCGAGGCCATCGCGGCGCGCCAGGGCGAGACGGCACGGGTGGAAATGGCCCGCATGCTGGAACTCAACCGCCGCGACGCCCTGAGCATCGGCGCGCGGCTGGGCTGA
- a CDS encoding carbohydrate ABC transporter permease, with the protein MTDSAPPIDAAIAPSSGRSLGIKTKTYLYAALLIVAAVVLVPLITTALGGFKTLGDLRGNAFGLPQTWMVSNYADILFSQRYWLQMGNSLLIAGLTVFLVLTLAAMAAFVFAHVRFFGSDHLLNYFLIGLMFPAATAILPLFIRIRDLGLLDTYWGVVLPQVAFGLGMSILLFRNYFRGMPSELFDAAFVDGAGYFRFFWHITLPLSRPIIATVGIISFVGSWNSYILPLIMLNSESKYPWPLGIMVYRGEFSTDWQLILAFITLTITPTIIVFFAAQKHIIAGLTAGAVK; encoded by the coding sequence ATGACTGACAGCGCCCCTCCCATCGACGCCGCCATCGCGCCCAGCAGCGGTCGCAGCCTCGGCATCAAGACCAAGACCTATCTCTATGCGGCGCTGCTCATCGTCGCCGCCGTCGTGCTGGTCCCGCTCATCACCACCGCCCTTGGCGGCTTCAAGACGCTGGGCGACCTGCGCGGCAATGCCTTCGGCCTGCCGCAGACCTGGATGGTCTCGAACTATGCCGATATCCTGTTCAGCCAGCGCTACTGGCTGCAGATGGGCAATTCGCTGCTGATTGCCGGGCTCACTGTCTTTCTGGTGCTGACCCTGGCCGCCATGGCGGCCTTCGTCTTTGCCCATGTCCGGTTTTTCGGCTCCGATCACCTGCTCAACTATTTCCTGATCGGCCTGATGTTCCCGGCCGCCACCGCCATCCTGCCGCTCTTCATCCGCATCCGCGATCTGGGCCTGCTCGATACCTATTGGGGCGTCGTCCTGCCCCAGGTCGCCTTTGGCCTGGGCATGAGCATCCTGCTGTTCCGCAACTATTTCCGCGGCATGCCGTCCGAACTGTTCGACGCCGCCTTTGTCGATGGCGCCGGCTACTTCCGCTTCTTCTGGCACATCACCCTGCCGCTCAGCCGGCCCATCATCGCCACGGTGGGCATCATCAGCTTTGTCGGCAGCTGGAACAGCTACATCCTGCCGCTGATCATGCTGAACTCGGAATCAAAATATCCCTGGCCGCTGGGCATCATGGTCTATCGCGGCGAGTTCAGCACCGACTGGCAGCTGATCCTGGCCTTTATCACCCTGACCATTACCCCGACGATCATCGTCTTCTTTGCCGCTCAAAAGCACATCATTGCCGGTCTGACCGCCGGCGCCGTCAAATAA
- a CDS encoding ABC transporter substrate-binding protein has protein sequence MILSKLNRRAVLSISAVALAAGMLGATPSIAQDVTIPIIVKDTTSFYWQIVLAGARAAGKDLGVNVPELGAQAETDINGQISILENAVAGSPAAVVIAPTEKSALGAPITEAANSVPIVGIDSSADSTAFTSFLTTDNVQGGRIAADGLAAAIMAATGKEEGEVALITSVPNAGSLEERKQGFIEQLAKYPGLKLVADKYADGQAATGLNITTDLLTANPNLVGIFASNLIMAQGAGQALAENGVADKVSLIGFDSDDKLVGFLTDGTIDALVVQDPYRMGYDGIKTALAASKGEKVEAFVDTGANLITTANMNDERSQALLNPKVD, from the coding sequence ATGATCTTGAGCAAGCTGAACCGCCGCGCGGTTCTGTCCATCTCTGCTGTCGCACTGGCCGCCGGCATGCTGGGCGCAACCCCGTCCATCGCGCAGGACGTGACCATTCCTATCATCGTCAAGGACACCACGTCCTTCTACTGGCAGATCGTGCTGGCCGGCGCCCGCGCCGCCGGCAAGGATCTCGGCGTTAACGTACCCGAACTGGGCGCCCAGGCCGAAACCGACATCAACGGCCAGATTTCCATCCTCGAAAACGCCGTTGCCGGCAGCCCCGCCGCCGTGGTGATCGCCCCGACCGAAAAGTCGGCTTTGGGTGCGCCGATCACAGAAGCCGCCAATTCCGTGCCGATCGTGGGCATCGATTCCTCGGCTGACTCCACCGCCTTCACCTCCTTCCTCACCACCGACAACGTCCAGGGCGGCCGCATCGCTGCCGACGGCCTGGCCGCTGCCATCATGGCCGCTACGGGCAAGGAAGAGGGCGAAGTCGCCCTGATCACCTCAGTGCCCAATGCCGGTTCGCTCGAAGAGCGCAAGCAGGGCTTCATCGAACAGCTGGCCAAGTATCCCGGCCTCAAGCTGGTTGCCGACAAATATGCCGATGGGCAGGCCGCTACCGGCCTCAACATCACCACCGATCTGCTGACTGCCAATCCCAACCTGGTCGGCATCTTTGCCTCCAACCTGATAATGGCGCAGGGCGCCGGCCAGGCCCTGGCTGAAAACGGCGTGGCCGACAAGGTCTCGCTGATCGGCTTCGACAGCGACGACAAGCTGGTCGGCTTCCTGACCGACGGCACCATCGACGCCCTGGTGGTCCAGGACCCCTACCGCATGGGTTACGACGGCATCAAGACCGCTCTGGCTGCCTCCAAGGGCGAAAAGGTCGAGGCTTTCGTCGATACCGGTGCCAACCTGATCACCACCGCCAACATGAACGACGAGCGCAGCCAGGCGCTGCTCAATCCCAAGGTCGACTGA
- a CDS encoding extracellular solute-binding protein → MFVLLGRLARQRGLFALSTVAMLTAIVPAHAQTTIKWLHLEANPDRLATWEDIAAAYEEAHPDVSIEFQFLENEAFKAKLPTLLQSNEAPSMFYTWGGGVLKAQSETGAIRDLNAAMDADGGAWRNAISPAAVDGLSIDGKVWAAPVQSGLVSFFYNKALFEQAGVDATTIATWGDYLAAVSALKEAGITPIAGGGGDKWPIHFFWSYLAMRELGQDGFAAAKGGEGFQGEGFLRASQKLADLGALEPFQDGYLGASWPDTQAVFADGRAAMMLAFENTATPSNQANAATDGKGLASDNIGRFAFPVVEGGAGVITDDFGGLNGWVVTTNAPPETEDFIHFLTIENAGLLAERNNTLPTALGSDASVKDPSLADSAAQMAKATWHQNYLDQDLGPNVGRVVNDMSVELVSGGVTPEEALQQIQDAFSMEM, encoded by the coding sequence ATGTTTGTACTTCTTGGCCGCCTTGCGCGGCAGCGGGGGCTTTTTGCCCTCAGCACGGTCGCCATGCTTACCGCAATCGTGCCCGCACACGCCCAAACCACCATCAAATGGCTGCACCTGGAAGCCAATCCCGATCGCCTCGCGACCTGGGAAGATATTGCGGCCGCCTATGAAGAGGCCCATCCCGACGTCAGCATCGAATTCCAGTTCCTCGAGAACGAGGCTTTCAAGGCCAAGCTGCCCACCCTGCTGCAGTCCAATGAAGCGCCCTCGATGTTCTACACCTGGGGCGGCGGCGTGCTGAAGGCACAGTCCGAAACCGGCGCCATTCGCGACCTCAATGCCGCCATGGATGCCGATGGCGGCGCCTGGCGCAATGCCATCAGCCCCGCGGCGGTCGATGGCCTCTCCATCGATGGCAAGGTCTGGGCCGCGCCGGTGCAGTCCGGCCTTGTCTCGTTCTTCTACAACAAGGCCCTGTTCGAACAGGCCGGCGTCGATGCGACGACCATTGCCACCTGGGGTGATTACCTGGCCGCCGTCAGCGCGCTCAAGGAGGCCGGCATCACCCCGATCGCCGGCGGTGGCGGCGACAAGTGGCCGATCCACTTCTTCTGGAGCTACCTGGCCATGCGCGAACTGGGCCAGGATGGCTTTGCCGCCGCCAAGGGTGGCGAAGGCTTCCAGGGCGAAGGCTTCCTGCGCGCCAGCCAGAAGCTGGCCGATCTGGGCGCGCTCGAGCCCTTCCAGGATGGCTATCTCGGCGCCAGTTGGCCCGATACCCAGGCTGTCTTCGCCGATGGCCGCGCGGCCATGATGCTGGCCTTTGAAAATACCGCGACGCCATCCAACCAGGCCAATGCCGCCACCGATGGCAAGGGTCTGGCCTCCGACAATATCGGCCGCTTCGCCTTCCCCGTGGTCGAGGGCGGCGCCGGCGTGATCACCGACGATTTCGGCGGCCTCAATGGCTGGGTCGTCACCACCAATGCCCCGCCGGAAACCGAGGACTTCATCCACTTCCTGACCATTGAAAACGCCGGCCTGCTGGCCGAGCGCAACAATACCCTGCCGACAGCGCTGGGGTCCGACGCCAGCGTCAAGGACCCGAGCCTGGCCGATAGTGCGGCCCAGATGGCCAAGGCCACCTGGCACCAGAACTATCTCGATCAGGATCTCGGTCCCAATGTCGGTCGCGTCGTCAATGACATGTCGGTCGAGCTGGTCTCGGGCGGCGTGACGCCCGAAGAGGCGCTGCAGCAGATCCAGGACGCCTTCTCCATGGAGATGTAA
- a CDS encoding zinc-binding alcohol dehydrogenase family protein has translation MDALLCSTPGTLEVVQRPAAARAAGEVLVRPRRVGICGTDYHIYEGKHPFLAYPRVMGHELAVEVVDGGESDFRAGEIVVVNPYLSCGSCIACRKGKPNCCTKIAVLGVHRDGGMTGLLSLPPQNLVRAEGLSADACACVEFLAIGAHAVRRAALDSSDRVLVIGAGPIGFGAVLFATLSGARVTVLDRDAERLAVAADLFDIAGTILADDAVDAQVGSVTDGEGFDVVFDATGNQGSIEKGFDFVAHGGRYVLVSVVKGDISFADSDFHRKEMTILGSRNATAVDFERVIAAIGAGQVPVDRLITHRTTLTGAVTDLPRWASQKSGLIKAVIEID, from the coding sequence ATGGACGCGCTGCTCTGTTCAACCCCCGGCACGCTGGAAGTGGTGCAGCGACCCGCAGCGGCGCGCGCGGCGGGCGAGGTGCTGGTGCGGCCGCGCCGTGTCGGCATTTGTGGCACCGACTATCACATCTATGAGGGCAAGCATCCTTTCCTCGCCTATCCAAGGGTGATGGGGCACGAGCTGGCCGTGGAAGTGGTGGATGGCGGCGAGAGCGACTTCCGGGCCGGCGAGATCGTCGTGGTCAATCCCTATCTCTCCTGCGGCAGCTGCATTGCCTGCCGCAAGGGCAAGCCCAATTGCTGCACGAAAATCGCCGTGCTGGGCGTGCATCGCGATGGCGGCATGACCGGATTGCTGTCGCTGCCGCCACAGAACCTGGTGCGCGCCGAAGGCCTGTCGGCCGATGCCTGTGCCTGTGTGGAGTTTCTCGCCATCGGCGCCCATGCGGTGCGGCGGGCGGCTCTGGACAGCAGCGACCGGGTGCTGGTGATCGGGGCCGGCCCGATCGGCTTTGGCGCGGTGCTGTTCGCGACGCTGTCGGGCGCCAGGGTCACGGTGCTCGACCGCGATGCGGAGCGGCTGGCGGTGGCGGCGGACCTGTTCGACATTGCCGGCACGATCCTGGCCGATGACGCTGTCGATGCCCAGGTCGGCAGCGTCACCGATGGCGAGGGCTTTGACGTGGTGTTCGACGCAACCGGCAACCAGGGCTCGATCGAAAAGGGTTTCGACTTCGTCGCCCATGGCGGGCGCTATGTGCTGGTCAGCGTGGTCAAGGGCGACATCAGCTTTGCCGACAGCGATTTCCACCGCAAGGAAATGACCATATTGGGCAGCCGCAACGCAACTGCCGTGGATTTCGAACGCGTCATCGCCGCCATCGGCGCCGGCCAGGTGCCGGTCGACCGGCTGATTACCCATCGCACCACGCTGACGGGCGCGGTGACCGACCTGCCGCGCTGGGCCAGCCAGAAGAGCGGGCTGATCAAGGCCGTGATCGAGATCGACTAA
- a CDS encoding GntR family transcriptional regulator: MKSDTVFKRAFNDMLTIVGAQEIGAVLPSENDLSARLGVSRTTVRKVLSQLSARGYVSDNGRNRLVQGTVPGDAHFPQVETVPTAQQVEKSFMEWMLRGDTKPGAQINELEMARAFGVGTTGIREFLNRFRRFGLIEKRPNAGWLFKGFTQDFAMELFEIREMFELRSAQALAVLPPTAPVWAALRQLEREHHALLGDIDGRFQDFSDLDNRFHRLINAAVPNRFIDDFYDIITVIFHYHYQWNKRDERQRNEVAIREHLAYFEALFSRDPQRARAACSRHLASAKHTMLAAFSDD; this comes from the coding sequence GTGAAAAGCGACACAGTTTTCAAACGGGCATTCAACGACATGCTCACCATAGTCGGCGCCCAGGAGATCGGCGCCGTTCTGCCATCGGAAAACGACCTCAGTGCCCGGCTGGGGGTGAGCCGCACGACGGTGCGCAAGGTGCTGTCCCAGCTCAGTGCGCGTGGTTATGTCAGCGACAACGGCCGCAACCGCCTGGTGCAGGGCACCGTGCCCGGCGATGCGCACTTTCCCCAGGTCGAGACGGTACCAACCGCCCAGCAGGTGGAAAAGAGCTTCATGGAATGGATGCTGCGCGGCGACACCAAGCCGGGCGCCCAGATCAACGAGCTCGAAATGGCGCGTGCCTTTGGCGTCGGCACCACCGGCATCCGCGAATTCCTCAACCGCTTTCGCCGCTTCGGGCTGATCGAGAAGCGCCCCAATGCCGGCTGGCTGTTCAAGGGCTTTACCCAGGATTTCGCCATGGAACTGTTCGAAATCCGCGAGATGTTCGAGCTGCGTTCGGCCCAGGCCCTGGCCGTCTTGCCGCCCACCGCGCCGGTCTGGGCCGCGCTGCGCCAGCTCGAGCGCGAGCACCACGCCTTGCTCGGCGATATCGATGGCCGCTTCCAGGACTTTTCCGACCTCGACAACCGCTTTCACCGGCTGATCAATGCCGCCGTGCCCAACCGCTTCATCGACGATTTCTACGACATCATCACCGTGATCTTTCACTACCACTACCAGTGGAACAAGCGCGACGAGCGCCAGCGCAACGAGGTGGCGATCCGCGAACACCTGGCCTATTTCGAGGCCCTGTTCAGCCGCGATCCGCAGCGCGCCCGCGCCGCCTGCAGCCGGCATCTGGCTTCGGCCAAGCACACCATGCTGGCCGCGTTCTCGGACGACTGA
- a CDS encoding ABC transporter ATP-binding protein, with protein MAGLELRNLAKSYGMVSVIEGINLDVKDGEFVALVGPSGCGKSTILRMIAGLEDITEGDIYIGGEVVNELTPKERNIAMVFQSYALYPHMTVYRNMAFNLELAGRPKAEIDQRVRVAAKMLELEPLLDRKPSQLSGGQRQRVAMGRAVVRNPSVFLFDEPLSNLDAKLRVQMRAEIKLLHKKVGVTSVYVTHDQVEAMTLADRVVVLDKGIIQQAGSPMELYRQPANTFVAGFIGSPSMNFFAATIVGGVAKMETGEAFPFNPREQLAEGQAVTVGVRPEHFQRSGSGPSLSGPIDIVEPTGGLTFVTVHLAGQPTVVTISGDDTVKLGASLTLFTQPEQVYVFDGASGRRISEN; from the coding sequence ATGGCCGGTCTTGAGCTGCGCAACCTCGCAAAAAGCTATGGCATGGTGTCGGTCATCGAGGGCATCAACCTCGATGTCAAAGACGGCGAGTTCGTCGCCCTGGTCGGCCCCTCGGGCTGCGGCAAGTCGACCATCCTGCGCATGATCGCGGGCCTGGAGGATATTACCGAGGGCGATATCTATATCGGCGGCGAAGTGGTCAACGAGTTGACGCCCAAGGAGCGCAACATCGCCATGGTGTTCCAGTCCTATGCGCTCTATCCGCATATGACGGTCTATCGCAACATGGCCTTCAATCTCGAACTGGCCGGAAGGCCCAAGGCCGAAATCGACCAGCGCGTCCGCGTCGCCGCCAAGATGCTCGAGCTCGAGCCGCTGCTCGATCGCAAGCCCAGCCAGCTCTCGGGCGGCCAGCGCCAGCGCGTCGCCATGGGTCGCGCGGTGGTGCGCAATCCGTCCGTCTTTCTGTTCGATGAGCCGCTGTCCAACCTCGATGCCAAGCTGCGCGTGCAGATGCGCGCAGAGATCAAGCTGCTGCACAAGAAGGTCGGCGTCACCTCAGTCTATGTCACCCATGATCAGGTCGAGGCCATGACCCTGGCCGATCGGGTTGTGGTGCTCGACAAGGGCATCATCCAGCAGGCCGGCTCCCCCATGGAGCTCTATCGCCAGCCGGCCAATACCTTCGTGGCCGGCTTCATCGGCTCCCCGTCCATGAACTTCTTTGCCGCCACCATCGTCGGGGGCGTCGCAAAGATGGAAACCGGCGAAGCCTTCCCGTTCAATCCCCGCGAACAACTGGCCGAAGGTCAGGCGGTGACCGTCGGCGTGCGCCCGGAACATTTCCAGCGCAGCGGCTCGGGGCCAAGCCTCAGCGGCCCCATCGACATTGTCGAGCCCACCGGCGGGCTGACCTTCGTCACCGTGCACCTTGCCGGCCAGCCCACGGTCGTCACCATCAGCGGCGACGACACGGTCAAGCTCGGCGCCAGTCTCACACTCTTCACCCAGCCCGAGCAGGTCTATGTCTTTGACGGGGCCAGCGGCCGGCGCATCAGCGAGAACTAG
- a CDS encoding carbohydrate ABC transporter permease, whose protein sequence is MSQLASSALSLPSTKARTRRRGVGNRGKWPVIVLFLPPALLLFTLFVILPMGEAAWYSFFNWNGYGLPEQWVGWKNYELIFKQSAFRNALVNNGLIIVVSICIQIPLALWLATMVTKHIKGALVFRLIFFLPYVLADVAAGMIWRFVYDGEFGLVANVARFFGQDPPFWLADKDVAFYAVLAVIVWKYFGFHMMLFIAGLQAIDKSVLEAADIDGATGWQKFTRVTLPLLGSTVRLSVFFAVVGSLQLFDMIMPLTGGGPSNSTQTLVTFLYSFGVMRMQVGFGSAVGVVLFVICVTLAFSYKRVFMKND, encoded by the coding sequence ATGAGTCAGCTAGCCTCGTCTGCATTGAGCCTGCCATCGACCAAAGCCCGCACGCGTCGCCGCGGTGTCGGCAATCGGGGCAAATGGCCCGTCATCGTGCTGTTCCTGCCGCCCGCTCTGCTGCTGTTCACCCTCTTCGTCATCCTGCCCATGGGCGAGGCGGCCTGGTATTCCTTCTTCAACTGGAATGGCTATGGCCTGCCCGAGCAGTGGGTCGGCTGGAAGAACTACGAGCTGATCTTCAAGCAAAGCGCCTTCCGCAACGCCCTGGTCAATAATGGCCTGATCATCGTCGTCTCGATCTGCATCCAGATCCCGCTGGCCCTCTGGCTGGCCACCATGGTCACCAAGCATATCAAGGGCGCCTTGGTTTTCCGCCTGATTTTCTTCCTGCCCTATGTGCTGGCCGACGTTGCCGCGGGCATGATCTGGCGCTTCGTTTACGACGGCGAATTCGGCCTGGTCGCCAATGTCGCCCGCTTCTTCGGCCAGGACCCGCCCTTCTGGCTGGCCGACAAGGACGTGGCCTTCTATGCGGTGCTGGCCGTGATCGTCTGGAAGTATTTCGGCTTCCACATGATGCTGTTCATTGCCGGGCTGCAGGCCATCGACAAGAGCGTGCTCGAGGCCGCCGATATCGACGGCGCCACCGGCTGGCAGAAATTCACCCGGGTCACGCTGCCGCTGCTGGGCTCCACCGTGCGCCTTTCGGTCTTCTTCGCGGTGGTCGGCTCGCTGCAGCTCTTTGACATGATCATGCCGCTCACCGGCGGCGGCCCGTCCAATTCCACCCAGACCCTTGTCACCTTCCTCTACAGCTTCGGCGTCATGCGCATGCAGGTAGGCTTCGGCTCGGCCGTGGGTGTCGTGCTGTTCGTCATCTGTGTCACGCTGGCCTTCAGCTACAAGCGGGTATTCATGAAAAATGACTGA